Proteins from one Bacteroidota bacterium genomic window:
- a CDS encoding NAD(P)/FAD-dependent oxidoreductase, whose translation MQSETTANHFDLIVIGGGAAGYFGAIQYAERKANKRILILEKSEKVLSKVRVSGGGRCNVTHACFDPQEMTGNYPRGNKELLGPFHRFLCGDMMAWLSEHNVETKIESDGRVFPVSDNSESIIRCFENCCHDYKIKIKTGCAVQHVFFENNIWNLKTANENYSAFNILFATGSSNAAWQLLKDIGHTIIPPVPSLFTFNIQHHLLTGLQGIAIEKVYITIPETTLQSEGPLLITHWGLSGPAILKLSAWAARVLAEKNYRFNIHINFCAQDAEVIRNTFQLFRTEHGKRNIILYPLFNIPKRLWQRMAEILKTENLNYGSLNTKQTDAWVQMLCACNLPVNGKSVFKEEFVTCGGVDTKEINFTTMESKLFPGLYFAGEVLNIDAVTGGFNFQAAWTGAYIAAEAIAAKHN comes from the coding sequence TTGCAATCAGAAACCACAGCAAATCATTTTGATTTAATTGTTATCGGCGGAGGAGCTGCGGGCTACTTCGGCGCAATACAATATGCCGAGCGCAAAGCAAACAAACGCATTCTCATTCTCGAAAAATCAGAAAAAGTATTGAGTAAAGTACGGGTGAGTGGTGGTGGCAGATGTAATGTAACTCATGCATGTTTCGATCCGCAGGAAATGACCGGAAATTATCCTCGTGGTAATAAAGAATTACTCGGCCCTTTTCATCGGTTTTTATGTGGCGATATGATGGCTTGGCTATCCGAACATAATGTGGAAACAAAAATAGAATCTGACGGTAGAGTGTTCCCTGTTTCTGATAATAGTGAATCCATTATCCGGTGTTTTGAAAATTGTTGTCATGATTATAAAATAAAAATTAAAACAGGTTGCGCCGTTCAACATGTATTTTTTGAAAATAACATTTGGAATTTAAAAACTGCCAATGAAAATTATTCTGCATTTAATATTTTATTTGCAACAGGAAGCAGTAATGCAGCATGGCAACTTCTGAAAGATATTGGTCATACTATTATTCCACCGGTACCTTCATTATTCACTTTTAATATTCAGCATCATTTGCTCACCGGCTTGCAGGGAATTGCAATTGAAAAGGTGTATATCACAATTCCGGAAACAACCTTGCAAAGCGAAGGTCCGTTGCTCATTACTCATTGGGGATTAAGTGGCCCTGCTATTTTAAAATTATCTGCATGGGCAGCAAGAGTGCTTGCAGAAAAAAATTATCGCTTTAATATTCATATAAATTTTTGTGCACAGGATGCTGAAGTGATTCGCAATACTTTTCAATTATTCCGCACCGAACACGGTAAAAGAAATATTATTCTCTACCCACTATTTAATATTCCAAAAAGATTATGGCAGCGCATGGCTGAAATTTTAAAAACAGAAAATCTGAATTACGGAAGTTTGAATACAAAACAAACTGACGCATGGGTACAGATGCTCTGCGCTTGTAATTTGCCTGTTAACGGAAAGAGTGTTTTCAAAGAAGAGTTTGTTACCTGCGGTGGTGTGGACACAAAAGAAATAAATTTTACAACAATGGAAAGTAAATTATTTCCGGGATTATATTTTGCAGGCGAAGTTTTGAATATTGATGCGGTAACCGGTGGATTTAATTTTCAGGCAGCATGGACA
- the purL gene encoding phosphoribosylformylglycinamidine synthase subunit PurL — protein MNDNKPEVTLAVAKELGLLPEEFERIKEVLGRTPNFTELSIYSVMWSEHCSYKNSISWLKTLPRSGAKMLVEAGEENAGLIDIGDGLACAFKIESHNHPSAIEPYQGAATGVGGIHRDIFTMGARPICALNSLRFGNINNKKTQHLLKGVVKGIGDYGNCFGIPTVAGEVYFEDCYLTNPLVNAMSVGIVNVGETVSAIATGAGNPVYIVGSATGKDGIHGASFASADLHKESHEDLPSVQVGDPFQEKLLLEASLEAIKTGAVVGMQDMGAAGITCSTSEMSAKGEHGMKIYLDRVPTRQQHMKAWEILLSESQERMLVVVEKGREKEIESVFEKWDLHAVIIGEVITGGRLEYYMHNELIADVPAESLVLGGGAPVYKREYKEPAYFAKLQEFDAAKISVPNDLVAVAKKLTVNPNIASKRWVFTQYDSMVGVKNTSTNEASDAALVRLIGHNKALAVTVDCNARYVYADPYKGTMIAVSEAARNIVCSGAEPAAITNCLNFGNPYNPEVYWQFVNAIKGMSEACLKFDTPVTGGNVSFYNQSEEGPVYPTPTIGMVGVLQDFKNKMTLGFKNAGDVILLIGTSRNDINASEYLKTIHNITESPAPYFDLDEEYRLQKTILSLIKNKLIFSAHDISEGGLFITLLESVMAGNIGFEIETDSSLQKDAFLFGESQSRVVVTCDAAMVEEIEIICKKHNISANSLGTVGGEYLVIDGENFGSVYTYTELYQNALERYLSATVEA, from the coding sequence ATGAACGATAATAAACCGGAAGTAACATTAGCTGTAGCAAAAGAATTGGGTTTGCTGCCAGAAGAATTTGAAAGAATAAAAGAAGTATTAGGTCGCACACCCAACTTTACAGAGTTGAGTATTTACAGCGTAATGTGGAGCGAACACTGCTCCTATAAAAATTCTATTTCATGGTTAAAAACATTACCTCGAAGCGGAGCAAAAATGTTAGTGGAAGCCGGTGAAGAAAATGCAGGGTTAATTGATATCGGTGATGGATTGGCTTGTGCATTTAAAATTGAAAGTCATAATCATCCTTCTGCAATAGAACCATATCAGGGCGCTGCAACAGGTGTCGGTGGAATTCATCGTGATATTTTTACAATGGGTGCTCGTCCGATTTGTGCTTTAAATAGTTTGCGTTTTGGAAATATCAATAATAAAAAAACACAGCATTTATTAAAAGGTGTTGTAAAAGGAATTGGTGATTACGGAAATTGTTTTGGTATTCCAACTGTGGCGGGTGAAGTATATTTCGAAGATTGTTATCTCACCAATCCATTGGTAAATGCGATGAGTGTAGGTATTGTAAATGTTGGAGAAACAGTTAGTGCAATTGCAACAGGTGCAGGTAATCCGGTTTATATAGTGGGCTCTGCAACAGGTAAAGATGGTATTCATGGTGCTTCCTTTGCGAGTGCAGATTTGCATAAAGAATCGCACGAAGATTTACCTTCTGTGCAAGTGGGTGATCCATTCCAGGAAAAATTGTTATTGGAAGCTTCATTGGAAGCAATTAAAACAGGTGCAGTTGTAGGCATGCAGGATATGGGTGCTGCAGGAATTACTTGTTCTACTTCGGAGATGAGTGCAAAAGGTGAACATGGAATGAAAATTTATTTGGATCGTGTGCCTACTCGTCAGCAACATATGAAAGCATGGGAAATACTATTGAGTGAAAGCCAGGAACGTATGTTAGTAGTTGTAGAAAAAGGAAGAGAAAAAGAAATAGAATCAGTATTTGAAAAATGGGATTTACATGCTGTAATTATTGGTGAAGTAATTACAGGTGGCAGATTAGAATATTATATGCATAATGAATTAATTGCAGATGTGCCTGCGGAAAGTTTAGTATTAGGTGGTGGTGCACCGGTGTATAAAAGAGAATATAAAGAGCCTGCGTATTTTGCAAAGTTGCAGGAATTTGATGCTGCAAAAATTTCGGTACCAAATGACTTAGTTGCGGTTGCAAAAAAACTTACAGTGAATCCGAATATTGCAAGTAAGCGTTGGGTGTTTACTCAATATGATAGTATGGTTGGTGTGAAAAATACTTCTACCAATGAAGCAAGTGATGCTGCATTAGTAAGATTGATCGGACACAATAAGGCATTGGCAGTTACAGTGGATTGCAATGCAAGATATGTGTATGCGGATCCATATAAAGGTACTATGATAGCAGTGAGTGAAGCGGCGAGAAATATAGTTTGCTCAGGAGCAGAACCCGCTGCAATTACAAACTGTCTCAACTTCGGAAATCCATATAATCCGGAAGTGTATTGGCAATTTGTAAATGCGATAAAAGGCATGAGTGAAGCTTGCCTAAAATTTGATACACCGGTAACAGGTGGCAACGTAAGTTTTTATAATCAAAGTGAAGAAGGACCTGTATATCCAACACCAACAATTGGTATGGTGGGTGTGCTTCAAGATTTTAAAAATAAAATGACGCTTGGATTTAAAAATGCAGGAGATGTGATTTTATTAATTGGTACTTCACGCAATGATATAAATGCTTCTGAATATTTAAAAACTATTCACAACATTACCGAATCACCTGCGCCTTATTTTGATTTGGATGAAGAATATCGTTTACAAAAAACTATACTTTCATTGATTAAAAATAAATTGATCTTCAGTGCTCATGATATAAGTGAAGGCGGTTTATTTATTACCTTATTGGAAAGTGTGATGGCAGGTAATATAGGATTTGAAATTGAAACAGATTCCAGTTTACAAAAGGATGCATTTTTGTTTGGTGAAAGTCAAAGCAGGGTAGTGGTAACTTGTGATGCAGCTATGGTAGAAGAAATAGAAATCATTTGTAAAAAGCATAATATTTCTGCAAATAGTCTTGGTACTGTTGGTGGCGAATATCTTGTAATTGATGGTGAAAATTTCGGTTCTGTTTATACCTACACGGAGTTATATCAAAATGCATTGGAAAGATATTTGTCGGCTACAGTTGAAGCTTAA
- a CDS encoding cation:proton antiporter, whose protein sequence is MQLSILQGIVVILGLSVLISLLFHRFKIPAIIGFLVTGVVAGPYGLSLTSATHEVELLAEMGVIFLLFIIGIEFSLKSLSAIGKTVLWGGLMQMGGTILITFLIAWQTGFQWNEALFIGFLLSLSSTAIVLKMLIDRGEMHSPQGRIALAILIAQDIIVVPLMLITPLIAGNSDNMLQDVIALVIKVVVVLAVVILLAKYIMPFILKQVVRTKSRELFILTIIVMCFATAWFTSSMGLSLALGAFFAGLIISESEYSHQAMANIIPFREIFISFFFVSIGMLLDINFFFDHILIVLLLTAIVIVIKVLISGIAAFVLGYPARTAIIAALLIFQVGEFAFVLSVTGMENNLIQADIYQYFLAVSILTMGISPFIIMFASSIADVLIEAPLPGPVRRRFDSMKRLKAVVHQDKPLLKNHLVIIGYGINGKNLAKAATKAAIPFVVIELDPELIEEAKADDVSIVFGDATDVMILQHVALPDARVVVIAISDPDATLKIINEVRKINVTAHVIVRTRYIKDVDQYISSGADVVIPEEFETSIEIFTRVLTHYLVPRDEIEEFTEQIRQSNYEMLRSIKPEKFSKNTGLHIPDMEISVVVVRSIAGKLGGKTIQKIAFRSQHNLSLLAIRRGEQFISKLSDDFELELDDVIYIAGNPEATLKFNKYLAR, encoded by the coding sequence ATGCAGCTATCCATATTACAAGGCATCGTAGTCATATTAGGCTTATCGGTTCTTATCAGTTTACTTTTTCATCGGTTTAAAATTCCGGCAATCATTGGTTTTTTAGTAACCGGTGTGGTTGCCGGTCCTTATGGTTTAAGTTTAACAAGCGCCACTCACGAAGTGGAATTACTTGCAGAAATGGGAGTGATTTTTTTACTATTTATTATCGGTATTGAGTTCTCTCTAAAAAGTCTTTCTGCAATTGGTAAAACAGTATTGTGGGGTGGTCTGATGCAAATGGGTGGTACTATTTTAATTACTTTTTTAATTGCATGGCAAACAGGATTTCAATGGAATGAAGCTTTGTTTATTGGTTTTTTATTATCGCTGAGTAGTACTGCAATTGTTTTAAAAATGTTGATTGATCGTGGAGAGATGCATTCACCGCAGGGAAGAATTGCATTGGCAATTTTAATTGCACAGGATATTATTGTAGTTCCATTAATGCTGATAACTCCACTTATTGCCGGCAACTCAGATAATATGTTGCAGGATGTAATTGCATTAGTAATAAAAGTGGTGGTGGTGTTGGCAGTGGTTATTTTATTGGCAAAATATATTATGCCTTTTATTTTAAAACAAGTAGTGCGCACAAAGAGCAGAGAGCTTTTTATTCTTACAATTATTGTAATGTGTTTTGCTACTGCATGGTTTACTTCATCAATGGGTTTATCACTTGCCTTGGGTGCGTTTTTCGCCGGACTAATTATTTCCGAATCAGAATACAGTCATCAGGCAATGGCCAATATTATTCCCTTCCGAGAAATATTTATCAGTTTCTTTTTTGTTTCCATTGGTATGTTACTCGACATAAATTTCTTTTTCGATCATATACTTATCGTACTCTTATTAACAGCAATTGTTATTGTAATTAAAGTATTGATAAGTGGTATTGCGGCATTTGTTTTAGGCTATCCTGCACGCACTGCAATTATAGCAGCGTTGCTAATTTTTCAGGTCGGGGAATTTGCCTTTGTACTTTCTGTTACCGGCATGGAAAACAATCTTATTCAGGCGGATATATATCAATACTTTTTAGCAGTTTCAATTTTAACCATGGGCATTTCACCATTCATTATAATGTTTGCTTCGTCAATAGCTGATGTATTAATAGAAGCGCCTTTACCCGGACCTGTGCGTAGAAGATTCGACTCAATGAAAAGATTAAAAGCGGTGGTGCATCAAGATAAGCCGCTATTGAAAAATCATTTGGTGATAATTGGTTATGGAATCAATGGAAAAAATCTTGCAAAGGCCGCAACCAAAGCAGCAATTCCATTTGTAGTTATTGAATTGGATCCGGAATTAATTGAAGAAGCAAAAGCGGATGATGTTTCTATTGTTTTTGGTGATGCAACAGATGTAATGATTTTGCAACATGTTGCCTTACCGGATGCAAGAGTGGTTGTGATTGCTATTTCTGATCCGGATGCCACTTTAAAAATTATTAATGAAGTGCGTAAAATAAATGTTACGGCACATGTGATTGTGCGAACCAGATATATAAAAGATGTAGATCAATATATTTCTTCAGGTGCAGATGTGGTGATACCTGAAGAGTTTGAAACTTCTATAGAAATTTTCACAAGAGTGCTCACACATTATTTAGTACCCCGTGATGAAATAGAAGAATTCACAGAACAGATTCGTCAGTCGAATTATGAAATGTTGCGTTCTATTAAGCCAGAAAAATTTTCAAAAAATACTGGACTGCATATTCCGGATATGGAAATTTCTGTAGTTGTTGTGCGCAGTATTGCAGGTAAACTTGGCGGTAAAACTATTCAGAAAATAGCCTTCCGATCACAGCATAATCTTTCCTTACTCGCTATTCGCAGAGGTGAACAATTTATTTCTAAACTCTCGGATGATTTTGAATTGGAATTAGACGATGTGATTTATATAGCCGGAAATCCCGAAGCAACTTTAAAGTTTAATAAATATTTGGCGAGGTGA